agaataggcaattttcaattaaagaaatgaagactaagcacatgaaaaagtgttctaaatctcttataatcagagagatgcaaatcaaaacaactctgaggtattacctcacacctagtagattggctaacatgacagcaaaggaaagtaatggatgttggaggggatgtggcaaagttgggacattaatgcattgctggtggagttgtgaattgatccaaccattctggaaggcaacttggaactatgcccaaagttctaaaagacggtctgccctttgatccagcaactgcactgctgggtttttaccccaaagagataataaggaaaaagacatacaaaaatattcataactgcactctttgtgttggcaaaaaattggaaaatgaggggatgcccttcaattggggaatgactgaataaattgtagtatatgttggtgactgaatattatttttctcaaaggaatgatgaagtggaggaattccatggggactggaacaacctccaggaattgatgcagagtgagaggagtagaaccaggaacacattgtacacagaaactgacacactgtggtataatcgaatgtaatggacttctctattagtggcaatgcaatgaccttgaACAACTGGGAGGAAACTAGGAGAAAAACAACTCTCCACATCCAtaggaaacattgtgggagtaaaaacaccaaagaaaaactactgctttaatacatgggttgaagggatatggttggggatgtagactctaaatgaacatcctagtgtaaacaacaacatggaaatgggttttgatcaaggacacatgtaatacccaatgaaattgcgtgttggctgtgggaagagtttGTGAAggttgaagattaaggattaaagaaaatacaggataagaaacactctatggcctggacacgtgtttcttatcctgtattttctttaatccttaatcttcaataaacctctaaaaaatataatactccttgcagagagaaactaatttctacctgcctcagtctccctgtctcctctaaattttaatctttacaaggggaaggagggaaataatgtgattattgtaaccaaggaaaaatgttgtaaattaagtaaataaacttattcaaatgaaaaaaaaattaaaaaataagacaaatgtAAAAATGAGGTCTCGAGGAGCAGAGCACAGTCACTCCGGTAAAAAATGTCCCTACTAGAGTCATATCTTTTCCTAAATTCAGTGAAGGGGAAATAGTTACCTCCCTAGGGAAAAACATCATTAATTTCTTACATCAAAGTCATTAAGAGATATAAAAGTCACATCTACATACTCTTGATTACCCCAAACTATCCTTCTAGAGTTCGAAGAGATCTTAGCCTAagttctcattttagaaatgaggaaataggatCTGTGGGAGGTGAAGTACTTTTGCAAATGTCAGATATTAAGTATTGgaggtgagatttaaacccaagacctttgaatccaaaattaattttttctacttTAGCATATATTTTACTACTTTTATGAAAAAAGACACTGAACTCCAAATAATGAGTTTAAAACTCAACTCTGATCAGTAGCCTAGAAAGTTGTTTAATATGTTAAATAAGATGTTTATGCATGCCCATCTGGCTGTGTCTCctaatccctttcctttccccaaagatTCCTGTTCTGAGTATCCTTCCACTGTTTTGCCAACAGAAAGAAATCCCTGAATGAATAAACCATTTAATATTTTCATGGGTCAGTTTTGGGTTTCATGCCTCCATTCACCAGGCCACTTATATAGCGCAGAGGCTTGAATTTTTACTATTGTTATAGACTCATGCTGAGATGTCAGCAAAAGAGCAAACTCTTTTAGAGAGTAAATGCCAGAAATGCCCAAGAGTCAACATTTGATTAGTCTATTGGTTAAAAGTCCTGTTTGGGAATACACCAGAATTATCTCTAGTGACTATCCTTTTTGGTACAATGACCATCCTCCTCCAAAACATTCCTCCAAATGGATCTAGGAAACAAACCACACTGATTCAATAAAGAGTCAGAGTCATATTTCTAGCTCATGTCAGCAAAGGAAGACAGACACCGAGGTCTGTGTACACTGGGGGTGGAACTGGCCCAAAGAATACTGGTTAATGTATTTCAGCACCTAGACACTGAAAGAGGACTGAAGCTGTGCCCAAGGGATAGAAGATGTCCTACACCCATACTGGGATACCAAGACCTATCAGCAATCAGACTAGTCCATAATTGAACCATTTGGGGAACACTGAAACCTTGTAGATCCCCAGGCTGACTTATCCCTTAGATCCTGGAATAACATAATATggaatattcaaagaaaataatatcagTAGCAGCTCAAATATTTCCTCCAGAGGTGCACAGAACCTAAACCTAAGATAaaatttccaaacaggaagtaggctggaagaaaaaggaaaaagaattccaCAATAAAAAGCTATTATGCTGACAAGAATACTTGATAAAAttccataaaaggaaaatgattccaAAATACTTACTAGCATAGCTTCAAAGGACAACATAAATTAGTCACAAATTCTACTTGAATGCCTAAGAAAAATAGAGCAATGGCTTGCACaaggagataaaaatatttttataagtgaacaatagagaaaaattaaaaaaggcaaTCAGAGCTACacaggaaagaattggaaaagaattTCACATCTAGGTATCAGAAGTAAAAAAATTTGCCCAACTCCCTTAATATTAAAATGAGctaaatagaaactaatgactcaATGAGACATCAACAATATTTAAACAAAGtactgagaaaagaagaaaatgtaaaatacctCATAAAAATGCAATTGATCTAgaaaacagatgaagaaaatttaTAGATTACTGGATTACCATGACAAAAATAGAGTTTAgacaatatattttaagaaatattaaaataaaacttctCAGCTTTTAGAACCAAAgggcaaagtgaaataaaaaagaatccccTAGTTGGTTCCTTAAAAAAACTCCAAAATCAAAACTCCCAAGAACATTATGGCCAAAATCTAGAACTTTCAggtaaaaaaagaatactttaagtaatcagaaaaaagaattaaagttcTGAGGAACCACATGATGACACATAAAGATGACACATGATTTAGAAACTTCTGCTGAAAAGAAAAGGATAGTCtgatatataatattttagaagGTAAGGAAATTTAACTCACTTAGAAAAATTGGATATAATTCTGGAatgaaaataatagatttttttaaacccttactttccatcttgggatcaatactgtgtattggttccaagactgaagagtggtaaggactaggcaatggagtttaagtgacttgcccagggtcacacagctgggaagtgtctgaggccagatttgaacctaggaacttccatctaggcctggctctcactccactgagtaacccagctgcccccagatcttTAATAAAGAGAGGACTTTCCAAAAAATCCcaatgaaaagaacagaaccaaatAGATACTTTGAAGCACAAGTCTGAAAATCAAGAGGAATGTAATAAAGtaagaatgaatgaacaattaTAAGGGACTAAATAAGAATTAAttgctaatattctattatagTGAGATGATACATGTTCTCTCTGAAACTTATTGTCAAAGGTCATAGAGaaagtttaataaaatcaaaggcaTAGGCAGTTTTATTAAATCTTAAtgaccttaaaaaagaaaagaaaagaaagcaagaagaatatatggtgggaaggaagaagggagatgaAAGTTatggaaaattatctcacataatcaaGACTTGAAACTAGAAGTTTATACAAACAAAGAGGAAGGCAAGGAAATGACTGGAACTTCAAACTCTCTTTAATCTGAGCTGGTCAAATATTTAAACAATAGGCAGGGGCACACTTATAGACGGCTATAAAAATACATTTCCCTTGGTAGGGAAATATGAGAAAAACAGGAGAAATGGTAATTAGAAGCATAATAAATTAAGGGAGGGATTCATTCTACCAAAATATACAATAAtggttttcaaaaatatttatagttttttttcattGCCAAAAATGGAATGTTAAGAAGTATCCATCAATAGAAGAATAGTGGAACAAGTTATGGTATCTAaatctgatggaatactattaggctataagaaaagatgatagtgattattttagaaaaacctggaaatacttgtatgaacaaataaatggtaaagtaagcagaaccaggagaataattttacACAtacaataatagaaaataaaacacttTGGAAACTTTTAAAGAATTCTGATCAGCATATTAACCAGCAATCATTCTATTAAACCTGCTTCCTAATAGAGAGGCAAAAGTCTtaaagacttaaaattttttgacCAGGGacaatgtgaaaatttgttttgcttgcttGATTATATCTGTTTTTAAAtaggagtttttttctttttcttttgttcattttcagtTGTGAAGAGGAAATGTGAGGTAGAGAAGATGAgactattattaattaaaaaaaataaaaagatgaaaatgagttGTTCAccagaaagatgaagaaaaagactaTAATGGGTAGCCTTAATTTTCTCGACTGATTGGATTACTAGATAGTTCAGTGAAGTGTAACAGACAcagttaatttatattttagcAAAGCAGTTAACAAAATTTCTCATGTTGTTTTTTCTGTGGACAAGATAGAATTTTGTGGACAAGATAAAACAAAGCAATTGGATTCAAAATAGTTTGATGTCAATTTGAAAGGATTCTATTGTAGTACTCCAATTACCTAAGCTTGGTTCCtactatttaataattttaatcaatgatgcagaaaaaagtataaaagtgtgcttgtcaaatttacaaaatttGCTAGGATATATTGGATTACAGATGATGACTCCCAAAATAATCTGAGGGGTCATATTGCTGAATAGAATCTATTAAGCTTTATTTGCTTGGAGTAGATCTGTAATTGGTACAGGAATTCCTCTACCATTGATTATCTTCATTTACTCTTCAACTTGTAATATTAAAGAGTTATTTGAGTCATGGACAGATCAGCTGACTTGCCCAGTACGTATTAGAGTTTGtactgaacccaagtcttcatgactccaatgCCAGATCTCTACCTATTATTTAGGTTCCCATAGAGATGAAATTCAGTAGAGAATAAATCTGAAATTTTTCAAACAGGTCCAACAAATAACGATATGACAAACAATAAAGATAATGTGATATAGTTCTCCATTAAGAGATCTATGAAAGTCAAAACTAAAGAAGTGACTACTATAGTGAATTCTGGCCAAGTCAGCTATGTAAGAATCATTATGTTTTGTTCGGGATGCCACATTTAAGACAGGAAATTGCATAGTCAGAGAGTATGCAGATGAGGGTAACCAAGATACTGAAGCACCTGGAGTTTTTGCCATatgatatttcttttaaaaaactgaggATATTTACttgtaaagaaaaatgtaaaatgattataattttaataacaaatttaataTAACATtgtaagatttacaaagcacagATGTATTATCTCCTTTGAAAATAGAGAATATGAGGGGAcagcggggtagctcagtggattgaaagtcagcccaaatatgggagatcctaggttcaaatctggcctcagacacttgttagctgagtgagtctgggcaagtcatttaacctccattgtctagcccttaccactcttctgcctcagaatcaatacataatattgattccaaggtggaaggcaagggtttaaaaaaagaaaataaagaacatgagtattgactttaattttttaaagagctgtaatatgaaataataatactatattataatatttattattgttatactaccacataataataataataatagtgtttaGAATTTACATAGCTCTATATATCCCGTATAATTAGAGTTATACAAAAATGGGATGGACTTATGGGAAGATTTCCCATAACTGGACACTGTTCGAACAATTTCTTGAATATGAGctgaaattttttaaaggtttgagTTGGATTAATTCACCTCTGATATTCCTTTGAACCTTTATATTCTATGGTAACAGTAAATATATGTTGTAGATGTTTAGGAAatgtttatttgaaaaaatgaataaacaaatatattttatattatctagaaaaTGTAAATACTTTAATAGTATTCTGATAATTTTACTATATTCATTAGgcaattaaaatgaaatacaaaggaatatacgaagataaaaatcattttactttctcCTCAAATACAGATTTTTCATAAGGACTTTCTCTACACCCTGTTTTACATCATTGTTCCTCAGGCTATAAATGATAGGGTTCAGCATGGGGGTCACTACCCAGTAACTGAGCCCAATGAGTTCATCAGAAGTCTTAGTATCCTTTGACTGGGGCTTCATGTACATGAAAAGGGCTGAACCATAGAACAAGATCACCACAGTAAGATGGGCTGAGCAGGTAGAAAaggctttctttctcccttcactGGAGTTGATCCTCAGGATAGTGGAGAGGATGAAGAcataggagaagaaaatgaggagcaaagggaagactaaaaaaaagaaattcccaaCTGTCATGACAAACACATTGAGGGAGATGTCTCCACAAATAAGTTTGAGAAGAGCCAGGATCTCACAGGTAAGATGGTCAATGATGTTGTTACAGAAAGGTCTCATCATAGCCAGCAGAGTGAGTAGCAGAGAATACAGAAAGCCTGATGCCCAGGTCCAAGTTGCCATCTGGACACAAAGTCCTTTATTCATGATGATGGTATACCTCAAGGGATTACAGATAGCAACATACCTGTCAAAAGCCATCACAGCCAGAAGCACACATTCTGTGCACCCCATTCCTAGAGAAATCACCATCTGCAATGCACATCCAGTGAAGGAAATGGATTTCCTTACAGACATGAAATTTACTAGCATTGGAGGAATAGAGGAGGATGTGTAACAGATATCCAGGAAGGAAAGATTCCCGAGGAAAAAGTACATGGGTGTGTGAAGACGGGGATCCTGGATGCTGATTATAATGAGGATGCTGTTTCCTAATATGATCACCAGATACATGACTAGGCAGAGAGCATAAAGAGATATCTGGAGACTTGGGTAATGAGAAAGTCCAATCAGAAAAAATTCAGTCACTGCTGTATAATTCTCTTTGTCCATGTTATTCCATCTGGGTCACCTATAAGACTTAGATAAGAACTTATTTCAAAGAagttgaaattaaataaaaaagaattatttacaTTTCTAACAATACATAGTAGTTTCTCCTATTGTCTATGGACCAGGGTTTTTAGgggagggaaatgaagaaatgttGCCATAAAAACAGATGATATATTATCCTGggtatgaaaagaaaataatgaaaatattaatagttaAACATAATTTACATTTGgcacttcaaagtttgcaaaatatttttgtattacttcatctcatttcatttttgcaataattgATGTAAGGAAATATGTATTCAAATCATTCCCCTGGcattctttaaatatatgaaaatgggaaagtcacataactttTTCAATGACAtaaggaaatattctaaattaatgacaATTGGCCAATCTGTGATGTTATAGAATATTTATAGAATGAGATTTTCTCACAGAGACATTTTCTGATATCTTGGCCAACATTTCTAAGATCATCTCCATCCCGTACAAATTCTTTTAACTTAGCAAGTATCAAGTAAGCTACCTTAGGTCCCACAACCAGTAAGTTTCATGTCAAGACTAGAACACAAATCATTTGGCTACAATAGCATAACAGAGTGGTTGGCATAACATAAGGATGTGCTAACTTATTTTTTtagaatcattcattcattcactgacaCCAATTCAGGTTTTATACTTCAACTTTCCCTTTAAAATGGTAATATGGAAG
The window above is part of the Monodelphis domestica isolate mMonDom1 chromosome 7, mMonDom1.pri, whole genome shotgun sequence genome. Proteins encoded here:
- the LOC103094422 gene encoding olfactory receptor 13D1-like; amino-acid sequence: MDKENYTAVTEFFLIGLSHYPSLQISLYALCLVMYLVIILGNSILIIISIQDPRLHTPMYFFLGNLSFLDICYTSSSIPPMLVNFMSVRKSISFTGCALQMVISLGMGCTECVLLAVMAFDRYVAICNPLRYTIIMNKGLCVQMATWTWASGFLYSLLLTLLAMMRPFCNNIIDHLTCEILALLKLICGDISLNVFVMTVGNFFFLVFPLLLIFFSYVFILSTILRINSSEGRKKAFSTCSAHLTVVILFYGSALFMYMKPQSKDTKTSDELIGLSYWVVTPMLNPIIYSLRNNDVKQGVEKVLMKNLYLRRK